Proteins encoded within one genomic window of Aspergillus nidulans FGSC A4 chromosome VII:
- a CDS encoding uncharacterized protein (transcript_id=CADANIAT00009327), which translates to MTPSTVIETEEFPLRQPRGPAHDVQDADDVEQTVGVTDPRHTDSQRTKLSVLIGSGILQLPIWGFTMSYGVFQEYYTNNWTFEGDRSITGVIGTTANGVMYLSMPLLFALFTRRWAHRRQLAALCGTAIACLSFLLSAYSQTIGHLLATQGITSALGCALIYSPTTLSLGEWYSTSNRAIAYGIVLSCKNIVGTTCPFMIRALIDAYGYRRTLQAWTGIVAGTSIVAVSLIPTHPSTAGIHRTRGRKIPWTFLKHRSIYFYSSAIIFQSSGYGIPQTYLSSYAKDIALLSQTSGTLLLAVFNTPGIISSTFFGWLSDNKRIRLSAQTVSAIPPIASALATLLFWGLTTQGNIGLLVLFSITFGFFSGGYSATWGGMLKQMEGESAERNEAIDPGMLYGLLNGVRGVGYASGGFASVGLLKAGTLPASQRFGYGTSPWRLGGSVEVESKTTLAVWARIGRETEEVEERERQRKGGRIPRMPHSR; encoded by the exons ATGACCCCTTCAACGGTGATCGAGACTGAAGAGTTCCCACTGCGGCAGCCGCGAGGGCCAGCCCACGATGTGCAGGACGCTGACGACGTCGAACAGACGGTCGGGGTAACAGACCCGCGGCATACGGACTCGCAAAGGACAAAACTGAGCGTCCTCATCGGCTCTGGgatcctccagctgccgATCTGGG GGTTCACCATGAGCTATGGAGTGTTCCAAGAGTACTATACCAATAACTGGACCTTTGAAGGAGACCGTAGCATCACCGGAGTGATTGGTACAACCGCAAATGGGGTCATGTATCTGTCGATGCCGCTACTGTTTGCCTTGTTCACCCGCCGATGGGCGCATCGCCGCCAACTGGCAGCTCTCTGCGGCACAGCGATCGCATGCCTCAGTTTCCTGCTATCTGCGTACAGCCAGACCATCGGTCACCTGCTGGCTACGCAGGGGATTACTTCGGCGCTGGGCTGCGCCCTCATCTACAGCCCGACCACGCTCTCCCTGGGTGAGTGGtacagcaccagcaaccgcGCTATCGCATACGGCATCGTTCTCTCCTGCAAGAACATCGTCGGGACGACGTGCCCGTTCATGATTCGCGCGCTAATCGATGCGTACGGCTACCGGAGGACCCTGCAAGCCTGGACGGGGATCGTCGCCGGGACAAGTATCGTGGCGGTCTCTCTGATCCCAACACACCCTTCGACGGCCGGTATCCATAGAACCCGTGGACGCAAGATCCCATGGACCTTCCTGAAGCACCGGTCAATCTACTTCTACAGCAgtgccatcatcttccagaGCTCCGGCTACGGGATCCCGCAAACCTACCTCAGCAGCTACGCCAAGGATATTGCCCTACTCTCTCAGACTTCCGGAACGCTGCTACTGGCCGTCTTCAACACGCCAGGGATCATCAGCTCGACCTTCTTCGGCTGGCTGAGCGACAATAAGCGGATCCGGCTCTCCGCTCAGACGGTGTCGGCCATTCCCCCCATCGCCAGTGCCCTTGCAACGCTGCTCTTCTGGGGCCTGACCACCCAGGGCAACATCGGGCTCCTAGTCCTCTTCTCTATCACGTTTGGTTTCTTCTCTGGCGGGTATAGCGCGACCTGGGGAGGGATGCTTAAGCAGATGGAGGGCGAGTCTGCGGAGCGCAATGAAGCCATCGATCCCGGGATGCTGTACGGTCTGCTGAACGGCGTGAGAGGCGTGGGCTACGCCAGCGGGGGGTTCGCCAGTGTTGGACTCTTGAAAGCAGGAACTCTGCCGGCCAGTCAGCGGTTCGGCTATGGCACCTC CCCTTGGCGGTTGGGTGGTTCTGTGGAAGTGGAATCCAAGACGACTCTTGCTGTTTGGGCGAGGATAGGCAGGGAAACTgaggaagtggaagaaagagagagacagaggaagggagggag aATACCCCGCATGCCACATTCCCGGTGA
- a CDS encoding FMN-dependent alpha-hydroxy acid dehydrogenase (transcript_id=CADANIAT00009326): protein MDKDSNEIPLLSVQEILSHNTPNDCWVVIQGEVWDLTAFANEHPGGPSVILKYAGRDATDAFLGIHAPTIIRENLSSGHFKGRLDTSTITPGWTQITQKAQPTGQPRQPKPPLASLINSYDFEKAAAVSASEKAYTFYSTADTDCWTRDANESMLKRIWFRPRVMRDVASVDTSTSMLGIQMSIPLFICPAGVGSLINPDAEKALARAAESTGIVEIISTNSAHPLADIVEQAPGYPFLFQLYLNKQRQKSKELLLKAESLGCRAIFLTVDSAGRGKRESDERLKSDEMLRDPVTGKLMKAGAGLTRIMGSFIDQGMTWKDLAWIRSVTKLPIILKGITSAEDAKIAMQYKVDGILLSNHGGRNLDYSPPTILLLLELHKNCPEIFDKMEIYVDGGFRRGADIIKALCLGAKAVGMGRSFLYALNYGTEGVEHLIQLLKAEMEAVMKLIGIKDLSEVYPGLVNTADVDHLVPSGPNHPYIKWRMRSNL, encoded by the exons ATGGATAAAGACAGCAACGAGATACCACTGCTCTCAGTGCAGGAGATCCTCTCCCACAACACCCCGAATGACTGCTGGGTGGTCATCCAGGGCGAGGTCTGGGACTTGACAGCATTCGCCAACGAGCACCCTGGCGGCCCTTCTG TTATTCTCAAGTATGCCGGCAGGGACGCAACAGATGCATTCCTTGGAATCCACGCCCCGACAATCATCAGGGAAAACCTCTCCAGTGGGCACTTCAAGGGCAGGTTGGACACGTCGACGATTACTCCAGGCTGGACGCAGATTACACAAAAAGCGCAGCCTACTGGGCAGCCCCGGCAGCCCAAGCCGCCGCTCGCCTCGCTAATCAACAG CTACGACTTTGAaaaggcagcagcagtgagtGCCTCGGAGAAGGCGTATACATTCTATTCCACGGCTGACACGGACTGCTGGACGCGCGACGCAAATGAGTCCATGCTCAAACGAATCTGGTTCCGGCCAAGGGTGATGAGGGACGTGGCCAGTGTCGATACCTCGACCTCTATGCTGGGGATACAAATGTCAATCCCGCTGTTCATATGTCCCGCTGGAGTCGGGTCGCTTATCAATCCAGACGCGGAGAAGGCGCTCGCCAGGGCAGCAGAGTCAACGGGGATCGTAGAGATT ATCAGCACCAACTCCGCACATCCTTTGGCGGACATAGTCGAACAAGCGCCTGGATATCCCTTTCTGTTCCAGTTATACCTGAACAAGCAGAGACAAAAGTCAAAGGAGCTCCTCCTTAAAGCAGAATCACTTGGCTGCAGAGCCATCTTCCTGACCGTCGACTCGGCAGGACGAGGCAAGCGCGAATCAGACGAGCGGCTAAAGTCAGACGAGATGCTCCGTGACCCAGTCACCGGAAAACTCATGAAAGCAGGAGCTGGCTTGACCAGGATTATGGGCAGTTTCATCGACCAGGGAATGACCTGGAAGGATCTGGCGTGGATCCGCAGTGTTACTAAGCTGcccatcatcctcaagggCATCACGTCCGCAGAAGAtgccaaaattgccatgcAGTATAAGGTCGACGGCATCCTACTCAGTAACCATGGTGGCCGGAACCTGGATTACTCCCCTCCGACCATTCTGCTactgctggagctgcacaAGAACTGCCCCGAAATATTCGACAAGATGGAAATTTACGTGGATGGAGGGTTCCGACGGGGCgcagatatcatcaaggCGCTTTGTTTGGGGGCAAAGGCTGTGGGTATGGGCCGGAGCTTCTTGTACGCGTTGAACTATGGGACAGAAGGTGTTGAGCATCTCATACAGC TGCTCAAAGCCGAGATGGAGGCGGTCATGAAACTGATTGGTATCAAGGACCTCTCCGAGGTCTATCCCGGCCTGGTCAATACAGCGGATGTTGACCATCTGGTGCCGTCTGGCCCTAATCACCCGTACATCAAGTGGAGGATGCGTAGCAATCTGTAA